The following proteins come from a genomic window of Diadema setosum chromosome 20, eeDiaSeto1, whole genome shotgun sequence:
- the LOC140243359 gene encoding enkurin-like: MAMMYEESIYNLIPQEEVKPEKQPRYNSKFKSTVKVEVKSNKAPNKTMGPAKVELKKPEEFVKKHSKEPQLPGKKPFKYPDEDTRRPAVPKREEKPLMGLKSNKNFVTTNAVENIMSVPKKPAANFVDTVNGATHPLTPSGLMPKYVKKKGYGEVPTYLQKRKEEVERAQEEYDEYIREHYRRGAMKCLTEEERRAIMDGLKKNWEEIHHQYQGLSVVTDTAPKKARKERMEAEMKQLERDIELLEKHKTIYISNH; encoded by the exons ATGGCAATGATGTATGAGGAAAGTATCTACAATCTCATTCCTCAGGAAGAGGTGAAACCAGAGAAGCAACCAAG GTACAACTCAAAGTTCAAGAGCACAGTTAAAGTTGAGGTCAAGTCAAACAAGGCACCAAATAAGACCATGGGGCCTGCAAAAGTGGAGCTGAAGAAACCAGAAGAGTTTGTGAAGAAACACTCCAAGGAGCCCCAGCTGCCTGGGAAAAAGCCCTTCAAGTACCCAGACGAGGATACCAGGAGGCCAGCCGTGCCCAAGAGAGAAGAAAAGCCTCTCATGGGTCTCAAGTCCAACAAGAATTTTGTCACCACAAATGCTGTGGAAAACATCATGTCAGTCCCAAAGAAACCAGCTGCAAACTTTGTTGACACAGTGAATGGGGCAACACATCCACTTACTCCATCAGGCCTGATGCCCAAATATGTCAAGAAGAAG GGCTACGGGGAGGTGCCAACCTACCTGCAGAAACGCAAGGAAGAAGTGGAGAGAGCGCAGGAGGAGTATGACGAGTACATCCGCGAGCACTACAGGCGCGGTGCCATGAAATGTCTGACGGAAGAGGAGCGCAGGGCCATTATGGATGGTCTCAAGAAGAACTGGGAAGAGATCCACCACCAGTACCAGGGTCTCTCCGTTGTCACGGACACAGCACCCAAGAAGGCGAGGAAGGAGCGGATGGAGGCGGAAATGAAACAGCTGGAAAGGGACATTGAGCTCTTAGAGAAACACAAGACCATCTACATTTCAaaccactga
- the LOC140243357 gene encoding 26S proteasome regulatory subunit 8, which produces MPKMDKMEVDETDRKDGIQRYYITKIEELQIVVTDKTQNLRRLEAQRNELNAKVRMLREELQLLQEQGSHVGEVVKAMDKKKVLVKVHPEGKFVVDIDKSIDIADVQPNCRVALRNDSHTLHKILPNKVDPLVSLMMVEKVPDSTYEMVGGLDKQIKEIKEVIELPVKHPELFDALGIAQPKGVLLYGPPGTGKTLLARAVAHHTECTFIRVSGSELVQKFIGEGSRMVRELFVMAREHAPSIIFMDEIDSIGSTRIEGSSGGDSEVQRTMLELLNQLDGFEATKNIKVIMATNRIDILDSALLRPGRIDRKIEFPPPNEEARLDILKIHSRKMNLTRGINLRKIAELMPGASGAEVKGVCTEAGMYALRERRVHVTQEDFEMAVAKIMQKDSEKNMSIKKFWK; this is translated from the exons ATAGTTGTCACAGACAAGACACAGAATTTGAGGCGGTTGGAAGCCCAACGAAATGAACTTAATGCAAAAG TGCGAATGTTACGAGAAGAGCTCCAGTTACTTCAGGAGCAAGGATCTCATGTAGGAGAGGTTGTCAAAGCTATGGACAAAAAGAAAGTTCTTGTCAAG GTACATCCTGAGGGAAAATTTGTAGTGGACATTGACAAATCCATTGACATAGCCGATGTTCAACCAAACTGCAGGGTAGCACTTCGGAATGACAGCCACACCCTGCACAAGATTCTTCCAAACAAG gTGGACCCCCTTGTCAGTCTCATGATGGTGGAGAAAGTCCCAGACTCAACGTACGAGATGGTTGGAGGTCTCGACAAGCAAATCAAGGAGATCAAAGAAGTTATTGAACTTCCTGTCAAACATCCAGAGCTATTCGATGCCCTTGGCATAGCACAACCAAAG GGAGTGTTGCTGTATGGGCCACCAGGCACTGGTAAGACACTGCTGGCCAGGGCCGTTGCTCATCACACTGAGTGCACCTTTATCCGAGTCTCAGGGTCTGAGCTTGTTCAGAAGTTCATTGGTGAGGGCTCCAGGATGGTCCGGGAACTTTTCGTCATGGCAAG AGAGCATGCGCCATCAATCATCTTCATGGATGAGATTGACTCCATTGGGTCTACTCGTATCGAAGGGAGCTCCGGTGGGGACAGTGAGGTGCAGAGAACTATGCTGGAACTCCTCAACCAGCTGGACGGCTTTGAAGCCACCAAGAACATCAAG GTCATCATGGCTACCAATCGAATCGATATCCTGGACTCGGCGCTCCTCAGACCCGGTCGCATTGACCGTAAGATTGAGTTTCCCCCTCCGAATGAGGAAGCCCGTCTTGACATCCTGAAGATCCACTCGAGGAAGATGAACTTGACGAGAGGCATCAATCTGAGGAAAATTGCTGAACTTATGCCAGGAGCATCAGGGGCAGAGGTCAag GGTGTGTGCACTGAAGCAGGCATGTATGCCCTCAGGGAGAGGAGAGTTCATGTGACCCAGGAAgactttgaaatggctgttGCCAAG ATCATGCAGAAGGATTCAGAGAAGAATATGTCCATCAAGAAATTCTGGAAGTAA